From the genome of Scytonema hofmannii PCC 7110, one region includes:
- a CDS encoding plasmid partition protein ParG, producing MHISIADDLKKQFHAACAIRGLKMSQVVAELIEQWLKANNAPASGGESMTTDKATQ from the coding sequence ATGCACATTAGTATTGCGGACGACCTCAAAAAACAATTCCATGCAGCTTGCGCTATTCGTGGCTTGAAAATGAGTCAAGTCGTAGCAGAGTTAATCGAGCAATGGTTAAAAGCCAACAATGCGCCCGCATCTGGTGGTGAATCTATGACAACAGACAAAGCCACTCAGTAA
- a CDS encoding glutaredoxin family protein — protein sequence MRLILYSKPGCHLCEGLQEKLEQIVEMQSIASLQLEIRDITTRDDWFQAYQYEVPVLFFVNRRGAEGAEEEGREELLPRPSPRSSVQQLEKTLQKYV from the coding sequence ATGCGATTAATTTTGTACAGCAAGCCGGGATGCCATTTGTGTGAGGGTTTGCAAGAAAAGTTGGAACAAATTGTGGAGATGCAAAGTATTGCGTCTCTACAGTTGGAAATTCGGGATATTACGACTCGTGATGATTGGTTTCAAGCTTATCAATATGAGGTGCCGGTACTTTTTTTTGTAAACCGCAGAGGCGCAGAGGGCGCTGAGGAAGAGGGGAGAGAGGAGCTTTTACCTCGTCCTTCTCCTAGAAGCTCGGTGCAGCAGTTGGAAAAAACGCTTCAGAAGTATGTTTGA
- a CDS encoding group II intron reverse transcriptase/maturase, whose protein sequence is MIRHSSNISESWKRLPWKKFRQNLFRLQKRVYKAVCVGDLRKARSLQKLILKSTSAIMLAIRQVSQLNAGKKTPGVDGIAKLSFEQRFQLAEELRKSGKQWQHQGLREIPIPKKNGKTRILKVPTMSDRAWQCLVKYALEAAHEATFHAHSYGFRTGRSTHDAQKFMFYHLRSQSNGIEKRVIELDIKKCFDRISHSAIMDRLIAPKSIKLGIFRCLKAGVNPEFPEQGTPQGGVVSPLLANISLNGIEEIHKSVRYADDMVIILKPQDEADKILGKISQFLADRGMEISEEKTKLTKATDGFDFLGWHFKVQSNGKFRSYPSEDNFKAFRKKVKAIINNSNYGATVKAIKLAPVVRGWRNYHRYCKMDGSKFSLYHIANRAYKVFNKESKQNRYSSKKLLDKAFPSVPYSENNHVIVKRNKSPFDGDLVYWSDRNSKLYDGETSAALKRQNHTCAACGMKFLSDERVHLHHIDGNHSNWRKNNLAAIHESCHDYIHMGQKSKH, encoded by the coding sequence ATGATTAGACACAGTAGCAATATTAGTGAATCCTGGAAGAGGTTGCCGTGGAAGAAATTCCGCCAAAACTTATTCCGTCTACAAAAAAGAGTTTATAAAGCCGTTTGTGTTGGTGATTTGCGGAAAGCGCGGTCTCTACAGAAACTGATTCTGAAGTCCACCTCAGCAATTATGCTGGCAATCCGACAAGTATCCCAGCTTAACGCGGGGAAAAAGACACCGGGGGTTGACGGGATAGCAAAGCTCTCATTCGAGCAACGCTTTCAACTTGCAGAGGAGTTAAGGAAATCCGGGAAACAGTGGCAACACCAAGGTCTGCGTGAAATTCCCATTCCAAAGAAGAACGGCAAAACCAGGATTCTTAAAGTACCCACAATGAGCGATCGCGCTTGGCAATGTCTGGTGAAATACGCTCTAGAGGCTGCCCACGAAGCCACATTCCACGCTCACAGCTACGGGTTCAGGACAGGAAGATCGACGCATGATGCACAGAAATTCATGTTCTACCACCTGCGGTCACAAAGCAATGGGATAGAAAAGAGAGTCATAGAATTAGACATCAAAAAGTGCTTTGACAGGATAAGCCACAGCGCAATCATGGACAGACTCATTGCCCCAAAAAGCATAAAACTCGGTATATTCCGATGCCTCAAGGCAGGGGTCAACCCAGAATTCCCGGAACAGGGAACACCGCAAGGTGGCGTTGTCAGCCCACTTTTGGCAAACATCTCCTTAAACGGGATTGAGGAAATCCACAAGTCTGTACGATATGCAGATGACATGGTAATAATACTCAAACCACAGGATGAGGCAGACAAGATACTCGGAAAGATTAGCCAGTTCCTTGCTGATAGAGGGATGGAGATTAGTGAAGAAAAGACCAAACTGACCAAAGCGACAGATGGATTTGACTTCTTAGGCTGGCACTTTAAAGTGCAAAGCAACGGAAAATTCAGAAGTTATCCTTCAGAGGACAATTTCAAAGCTTTCCGGAAGAAGGTTAAAGCCATAATCAACAACTCAAACTATGGTGCTACTGTGAAAGCAATCAAGCTTGCACCTGTGGTCAGAGGTTGGAGGAACTACCACCGCTACTGCAAGATGGATGGATCGAAATTCTCGCTATATCACATCGCAAACAGGGCATATAAGGTATTCAACAAGGAATCAAAGCAGAACCGCTACTCTAGCAAGAAATTACTAGATAAAGCGTTCCCTTCAGTCCCTTACTCCGAAAATAACCATGTCATAGTCAAACGGAATAAATCCCCATTCGACGGTGACTTAGTCTACTGGAGCGATCGCAATAGTAAGCTATACGATGGTGAAACCTCTGCTGCCCTAAAACGGCAGAACCATACCTGTGCCGCCTGTGGAATGAAATTTCTGTCTGATGAGAGGGTTCACCTACATCATATAGATGGGAATCACAGTAATTGGCGGAAAAATAATCTGGCAGCAATCCATGAAAGCTGTCACGATTATATACACATGGGGCAAAAGTCAAAACACTAA
- a CDS encoding effector-associated domain EAD1-containing protein has product MPTKEQRKKLRDALIGAFPEKSSLEQLLYFELDRNLNQITKDSNLEVIVFELIRTAETQGWFEELILAAKNSNSGNLLLQEIATELLADNPTPSTSNNKPSVNTNPPNNPPAQPVSQVFQMSNRNRYQVTNQWGGSSAPWQDAGTWVIGSRTDQQVVAIEVKSNDGGQTLNGTMTYSDEGPIGFRATRFGSNNDYKVENQWGGDAAPWNDGGIWVIGSRTNQQVVAIDVKSNDGGQTLNGTITYSGEGPISFNGQRERI; this is encoded by the coding sequence ATGCCGACTAAAGAGCAGCGCAAAAAACTACGAGATGCTTTGATCGGAGCTTTTCCGGAAAAATCATCGCTTGAGCAATTGTTATATTTCGAGCTAGATAGAAATCTAAATCAGATTACTAAAGATAGTAATTTAGAAGTTATTGTCTTTGAATTAATCAGAACAGCAGAAACTCAAGGATGGTTTGAAGAGCTAATTCTTGCGGCAAAGAATTCCAACTCTGGAAACCTACTCTTGCAAGAGATCGCCACTGAATTGCTAGCAGATAATCCAACCCCTAGTACAAGCAATAACAAGCCTTCAGTGAATACCAACCCGCCTAATAATCCGCCTGCTCAACCTGTAAGCCAAGTATTTCAAATGAGCAATCGGAATCGGTATCAAGTGACAAATCAATGGGGTGGTTCGTCTGCCCCGTGGCAAGATGCGGGTACATGGGTGATTGGTTCCCGTACTGACCAGCAAGTCGTCGCGATCGAAGTGAAGTCTAACGATGGCGGACAAACCCTCAATGGCACCATGACTTACTCTGATGAGGGACCGATTGGCTTTCGGGCTACCCGCTTTGGTAGTAATAATGATTACAAGGTCGAAAACCAGTGGGGGGGAGATGCAGCTCCTTGGAATGATGGGGGTATATGGGTAATCGGTTCCCGTACTAACCAGCAAGTCGTCGCGATTGATGTGAAATCTAACGATGGCGGACAAACTCTTAATGGCACCATAACTTACTCTGGTGAGGGACCGATTAGTTTTAACGGTCAGAGGGAGCGGATCTAG
- a CDS encoding DUF3368 domain-containing protein: MIVVSDTSPISNLAAIGQLELLQQLYSSVIIPTAVYQEILNSGETDPAVLAIQTVNWIETRSVANITLLQTLQNNLDIGEAEAITLAIELNADRLIVDERRGRNEAIRLGLRVTGILGILLAAKQQGLIPLIQPLLDDLIANDFWIREQLYAELLQLAGE, encoded by the coding sequence ATGATTGTAGTTAGCGACACATCACCTATTAGTAATTTGGCTGCTATCGGTCAATTAGAATTATTGCAACAACTTTACAGTAGTGTAATTATTCCTACAGCAGTTTATCAGGAAATTCTCAATTCTGGCGAGACAGACCCTGCTGTTTTGGCGATTCAAACTGTAAACTGGATTGAAACTCGTTCTGTTGCCAATATTACTTTGCTTCAAACTTTACAAAATAATTTAGACATTGGTGAAGCAGAAGCTATTACCCTTGCTATCGAATTAAATGCCGATCGCCTGATTGTAGATGAACGAAGAGGTAGAAATGAAGCAATTAGGTTGGGTCTTCGGGTAACTGGAATATTGGGGATATTGCTAGCAGCAAAACAACAGGGATTAATTCCGTTGATACAGCCACTATTAGACGATTTGATTGCTAACGACTTCTGGATTCGGGAACAATTGTACGCAGAGCTATTACAATTAGCCGGAGAGTGA
- a CDS encoding effector-associated domain EAD1-containing protein, which yields MSLSGPQRRELQDALIDAFPDTASLERMLAYELDKNLKAIAGEGSLQDIVFKLIQTANAQGWVEDLVRAAYNSNPGNERLRAIAEGLPNRAPLTPPNIPQRQSNQPQKILILAAIPHGLRLDKEIRSIEEAIRRATNRDLFEIKIRTAVRPADIRRAIAEEQPSIVHFCGHGLEDGSLLLEDDGGNDKPVAPSGLASLFKLHSDYVKCVLLNACHSEKPAVAISQYIDYAIGMNNPIQDGAAIEFAKGFYDGLGYKISNNQDVFQRAFDEGMVAIEMESLSQGSIPVLKKR from the coding sequence ATGAGTTTATCCGGTCCACAACGTAGAGAACTACAAGACGCTTTAATTGATGCTTTCCCTGATACAGCATCCCTGGAGCGAATGTTAGCATATGAATTAGATAAAAATCTCAAAGCTATTGCTGGTGAAGGAAGTTTACAAGATATTGTTTTTAAATTAATACAAACAGCAAATGCTCAGGGATGGGTTGAAGATTTAGTTCGTGCTGCATATAATTCAAACCCAGGAAACGAAAGACTGCGGGCTATTGCTGAAGGACTGCCAAATCGCGCTCCTCTAACACCTCCTAACATTCCCCAAAGACAAAGCAATCAGCCACAAAAAATATTAATCCTAGCAGCAATTCCCCACGGCTTACGTTTGGATAAAGAAATTCGCTCAATAGAAGAAGCGATACGACGAGCTACCAATCGAGATTTATTTGAAATCAAGATAAGAACTGCTGTACGCCCAGCTGATATTCGCAGAGCAATTGCAGAAGAACAGCCATCTATTGTGCATTTTTGCGGACATGGTTTGGAAGATGGCAGTTTGCTTTTAGAGGATGATGGGGGTAATGATAAGCCAGTAGCACCATCCGGTTTAGCATCTTTATTTAAATTGCACTCCGATTATGTGAAATGCGTACTGCTTAACGCTTGTCATTCAGAAAAACCTGCTGTCGCTATTAGCCAATACATTGATTATGCGATCGGTATGAATAACCCAATCCAAGACGGTGCAGCGATTGAGTTTGCTAAAGGGTTTTATGATGGACTGGGTTATAAAATTTCCAATAATCAAGATGTGTTTCAACGCGCCTTTGATGAAGGTATGGTTGCTATTGAGATGGAAAGCCTTTCACAAGGGTCAATACCAGTTTTGAAAAAACGATAA
- a CDS encoding DUF262 domain-containing protein, with translation MSLQEEIDKTRQEIRTDGYSMSIGEWISLYENNEIDIHPDFQRFFRWSDHQKSTFIESILLGIPIPPIFVSQRDDGIWDVIDGLQRLSTIYEFVGIFKPDIQEQDISSAQKRNKLLFALQKTTYLPSLAGKKWDDPDDKENSLTQAQRLLIKRAKIAVNIVEKESDPMIKYELFQRLNTGGSIATPQEVRNCILLMLDKDLYKLMRSLADREAFKSCIALSDRLYEEQYDMELVLRFILLFDKDDNSIQTLGGDVSVFLTDRMRDMAFEKDWDGSHIERAFDVTFNILNEVMGDNSFKRYKSENDRFLGGFLLSAYEVIALGIGYNYQNVPPTDQISERIKNIWSNPTYQKWSGAGVNAARRLPYLIPLGRKVFSPL, from the coding sequence ATGTCTCTACAAGAAGAGATTGACAAAACAAGGCAAGAAATTCGGACAGATGGCTACTCAATGTCTATTGGCGAGTGGATTAGTCTTTATGAGAACAATGAAATCGATATTCATCCAGATTTTCAAAGGTTTTTTCGTTGGTCAGATCATCAAAAATCAACTTTTATAGAATCAATTCTTTTAGGCATACCGATTCCGCCAATTTTTGTTAGCCAAAGAGATGATGGTATTTGGGATGTTATCGATGGCTTACAGAGACTGTCAACTATATATGAATTTGTGGGTATCTTTAAACCCGATATTCAAGAACAAGATATCTCATCTGCTCAAAAACGAAATAAACTTTTGTTTGCTTTACAAAAAACCACATATTTACCTTCCTTAGCAGGGAAAAAGTGGGACGATCCAGACGATAAAGAAAACTCTTTAACTCAGGCACAACGTTTATTGATAAAGCGAGCAAAAATCGCAGTCAATATTGTTGAAAAAGAAAGCGATCCAATGATTAAATACGAGCTGTTTCAACGACTAAATACAGGAGGCTCAATTGCAACACCACAAGAAGTAAGAAATTGCATTTTGTTGATGTTGGATAAAGATTTATATAAATTGATGCGTTCACTTGCAGATCGTGAGGCGTTTAAAAGCTGCATTGCTTTGAGTGATAGACTTTATGAAGAACAGTATGATATGGAACTAGTATTACGTTTTATTCTTCTATTTGATAAAGATGATAACAGCATTCAAACTTTGGGTGGAGATGTAAGCGTTTTTTTAACAGATAGAATGCGTGACATGGCTTTTGAAAAAGATTGGGATGGCAGTCATATAGAGAGAGCATTTGATGTGACATTCAATATTCTTAATGAAGTTATGGGAGATAATAGCTTCAAACGATATAAATCTGAGAATGATAGATTCCTTGGAGGATTTTTATTATCTGCATATGAGGTAATAGCACTAGGAATTGGATACAATTATCAAAATGTACCTCCAACAGACCAAATATCTGAGCGGATAAAAAATATTTGGTCAAACCCAACATATCAAAAATGGTCAGGAGCAGGAGTGAATGCGGCAAGACGTTTACCCTATCTTATTCCACTTGGTAGAAAAGTATTTTCACCTTTATGA
- a CDS encoding pentapeptide repeat-containing protein — protein MFTSTTPYKKSIKKVFATIAFFAPILVAVPSYAEKPEHVKQLTETNRCSKCDLSYTNFSRKNLVRADLYDANLTSTDLSGTNLSGADLRDTELKSANFSRANLSRTDLSGANLSNADLSGANLSGADLRNANLSNTNLSKADLSGVNLSRVTLTNADLRGVRLDNVNLNGVSFDGVNLSGVDLRNVNLIGVSLNGVNLNRANLESVNLRGVQLKNANLSYANFRRADLSNANLQGSNLQYANLDNSDLSGAQLAGVNFRGATLLDADLRGADLDTAQLPSDGFIAEAPDFTRWGDNRYKKSDYKNAIAYYNRAIEVNPKFAEAYTSRGLSRSSLADDEGAIADYNKAIEVDPKYARAYNSRGLTRLDQKDYPAALSDFNKAIALNPKYADAYSGRATIYRIQKDYAAAITDASEAIRLNPKLFEAYNNRGVAQYALKNYTAAIKDFDKAIDNSKNWAWAYFNRGLTRQALEDYRDATKDFDRAIELDSDYTEAYYQRSVARFARKKYDDAIKDCDRAIERNPKYAEAFENKGNSLLALKKASEAKQAFEQAAKIYNQRNDASGLERMQQLIAGL, from the coding sequence ATGTTTACATCAACGACTCCCTATAAAAAAAGTATTAAAAAGGTTTTCGCTACTATCGCGTTCTTTGCCCCAATATTAGTAGCGGTTCCCAGTTATGCTGAAAAACCAGAACACGTTAAACAGCTAACGGAAACTAACAGATGTTCTAAATGCGATCTCAGCTACACTAACTTCAGCCGGAAAAATCTCGTTCGTGCTGACCTCTATGATGCTAATTTAACAAGTACAGACTTAAGTGGTACAAACTTAAGTGGTGCTGATTTGAGAGATACTGAGTTAAAAAGTGCTAATTTCTCCCGAGCAAATCTATCTCGCACTGACTTGAGTGGTGCTAATTTAAGTAATGCCGATCTCAGTGGTGCTAACTTAAGTGGTGCAGACCTCAGAAATGCTAATTTAAGCAATACAAATTTAAGCAAAGCCGATCTCAGTGGTGTCAATCTTAGTCGAGTGACTCTCACTAACGCGGATCTTCGGGGTGTGCGGTTGGATAATGTCAACCTCAATGGGGTTAGTTTTGATGGGGTGAACTTGAGTGGCGTAGATTTGAGAAATGTGAATCTTATTGGTGTGTCTCTCAATGGTGTTAACCTCAATCGGGCAAACTTGGAGAGTGTTAACTTGAGAGGCGTACAGTTGAAAAATGCTAATCTCAGTTATGCCAACTTCCGCCGTGCGGATTTGAGTAATGCCAACTTGCAAGGAAGTAACTTGCAGTATGCCAATCTTGATAACTCTGACTTGAGTGGCGCACAACTGGCGGGGGTGAATTTTAGGGGCGCAACTCTGCTTGATGCGGATCTCAGGGGTGCTGATTTAGATACTGCTCAGTTACCAAGTGACGGTTTTATTGCAGAAGCTCCTGATTTTACAAGATGGGGAGATAATCGGTATAAAAAGAGCGATTATAAGAATGCGATCGCTTACTACAATCGCGCAATTGAAGTCAATCCTAAATTTGCGGAAGCTTACACCAGTCGCGGTCTTTCTAGGAGCAGTTTGGCAGACGATGAGGGTGCGATCGCCGATTATAATAAAGCCATAGAAGTTGACCCCAAGTATGCTAGAGCATACAACAGTCGGGGATTAACGCGCCTCGACCAAAAAGATTACCCAGCCGCTTTGTCTGATTTTAACAAAGCGATCGCTTTAAATCCTAAATATGCCGATGCATATAGCGGGCGAGCAACAATTTACCGCATTCAGAAAGATTATGCGGCGGCGATCACGGATGCATCTGAGGCTATTCGCCTAAATCCTAAATTATTTGAGGCATATAATAACAGAGGTGTGGCTCAGTATGCCCTGAAAAACTACACTGCAGCAATTAAAGATTTTGACAAAGCTATTGATAATTCTAAAAATTGGGCTTGGGCGTATTTCAACCGGGGGCTGACTCGCCAAGCTTTGGAAGATTACAGGGATGCAACCAAAGATTTCGATCGGGCTATCGAGCTAGATAGTGATTATACTGAAGCGTATTATCAACGAAGTGTTGCCCGCTTTGCTCGGAAGAAGTATGATGATGCAATTAAGGATTGCGATCGCGCGATCGAACGCAATCCCAAGTATGCAGAAGCGTTTGAAAACAAGGGGAATTCTTTGTTGGCTTTGAAAAAAGCATCTGAAGCTAAGCAAGCTTTTGAGCAGGCTGCAAAAATCTACAATCAGCGAAATGACGCTAGTGGTTTAGAGAGGATGCAACAATTGATTGCTGGGCTGTAA
- a CDS encoding RNA ligase family protein, translated as MTKQIYKYPRTHHIEGSRSQPGDEDLDSIPFSAIQQQYVVVEEKVDGANAAISFGADGEIQLQSRGHYLTGGQREKHFNLFKQWANTHAVAFWQVLGTRYILFGEWLYAKHTVFYDALPHYFLEYDVLDLEKQLFLSTSSRKQLLVGLPLVSVPVLFVGELLSYKQLIGLLGNSHYQTPNHLERFQELCQERGLDVERSLKQTDQTNLMEGLYIKVELGAMVTARYKYVRSSFLTTIQQSDGHWLNRPIIPNILRPDVDLFQS; from the coding sequence ATGACAAAACAAATTTACAAATATCCGCGTACCCATCATATTGAGGGTTCGCGATCGCAACCTGGAGATGAAGACCTTGATAGCATTCCTTTTAGTGCCATACAACAGCAGTATGTAGTCGTCGAAGAAAAAGTGGATGGGGCAAATGCTGCTATTAGTTTTGGTGCTGATGGTGAAATTCAATTGCAAAGTCGGGGACATTATCTCACGGGGGGACAGAGGGAAAAGCACTTTAATCTGTTCAAACAGTGGGCAAATACCCATGCTGTTGCTTTTTGGCAGGTGTTGGGAACTCGTTATATTTTGTTTGGTGAATGGCTTTACGCCAAGCACACTGTGTTTTACGACGCTTTACCTCATTACTTTCTTGAGTACGATGTGCTGGATTTAGAAAAGCAACTATTTCTTAGTACGTCTAGCCGCAAGCAGTTATTGGTTGGGTTACCTTTGGTTTCTGTACCCGTGCTGTTTGTTGGGGAACTCTTATCTTACAAACAACTGATAGGATTGCTGGGCAATTCTCATTACCAAACTCCCAATCATTTAGAACGCTTTCAGGAACTTTGTCAGGAACGGGGATTGGATGTGGAACGTTCTCTCAAACAAACTGACCAAACAAATCTTATGGAAGGTTTGTACATCAAGGTCGAACTGGGAGCTATGGTAACTGCTCGCTATAAGTACGTTCGTTCGAGCTTTTTAACAACTATCCAGCAATCAGATGGGCATTGGCTCAACCGCCCCATTATACCTAATATTCTGCGTCCTGATGTCGATTTGTTCCAATCATGA
- a CDS encoding TetR/AcrR family transcriptional regulator, with amino-acid sequence MPRTPAENDRIRRATTEQILKTAMSLFCEKGYHSTSIEDVAKQAQISKGLLYHYFKGKEDLLAAIVDMRINDVLEVMNAAVAKPTPAEQIQHIAEGALEDVCRKPEVFRFYLNLFTQPKLDPIVAKYSQKLMDEQARQFEVQTEIFRKLGVENPRLRSLYFSSTLQGIMLMFSTYPQSFPLDKVKAQVIAEFCE; translated from the coding sequence ATGCCTCGCACCCCAGCCGAAAACGATCGCATCCGCCGCGCCACCACTGAGCAAATTCTCAAAACGGCAATGAGTTTATTCTGTGAGAAGGGCTATCACTCAACGTCGATTGAGGATGTTGCCAAGCAAGCGCAAATCTCCAAAGGATTGCTATATCATTACTTCAAGGGCAAAGAAGATTTGCTAGCGGCGATCGTTGATATGCGTATCAATGATGTGTTAGAAGTCATGAATGCAGCAGTAGCAAAGCCAACGCCTGCAGAACAAATCCAGCATATTGCGGAAGGAGCGTTAGAGGATGTGTGTCGCAAACCGGAAGTGTTTCGATTTTACCTCAATCTATTCACCCAACCGAAACTCGATCCAATTGTGGCAAAATACAGCCAAAAATTGATGGATGAACAAGCCAGACAGTTTGAAGTGCAGACTGAGATTTTTCGCAAGCTTGGGGTAGAAAATCCTCGCCTGCGATCGCTCTACTTTTCCTCCACCCTGCAAGGCATTATGTTAATGTTTTCGACCTATCCCCAGAGTTTTCCCCTGGATAAAGTTAAAGCTCAGGTGATTGCAGAGTTTTGTGAATAA
- a CDS encoding AAA family ATPase — MNTSVSSISWSFPHCPEETNWSINWSALESEFDWLSALADCPQDPRYHAEGNVLIHTRLVCKALVDLPQWRSRSGCFAASLPPKERSVLFAAALLHDVAKPAATQIEEDGAISSKGHVLQGAKMAQEILWNLNVPLREREAIVALVKFGSLPLWFWDKPNPELSVIKVSQIIRCDMLAMLAEADVRGRYCNDQVQLFERIEFFREFCQENMCLEHPRLFSSAHSRFVYFQKENSYPDYDAYDDTRFQVVLMSGLPGSGKDTWIQENLVDSQVISLDELRKTMGVDPEDDQGVVANQAKAIAKEYLRSGQSFVWNATNLSRQLRGMLIRLFSSYQARVRIVYLEAPWDELLHRNRVRNAVVPEKVLYRMRNRLEVPNIIEAQQVDWVNL, encoded by the coding sequence ATGAATACCTCTGTTTCTTCAATATCTTGGTCGTTTCCTCACTGTCCTGAGGAAACGAACTGGTCAATCAATTGGTCGGCGCTGGAATCTGAGTTTGACTGGCTCAGTGCTCTGGCTGACTGTCCTCAAGACCCCCGCTACCATGCTGAGGGTAATGTTTTGATACATACACGTTTAGTATGTAAAGCATTGGTTGACTTACCTCAATGGCGTTCGCGTAGCGGCTGCTTTGCAGCATCGCTACCTCCAAAGGAACGCTCGGTTCTATTTGCGGCTGCTTTGTTACATGATGTTGCAAAACCGGCTGCGACTCAAATAGAAGAAGATGGTGCTATCTCCTCTAAAGGTCATGTCCTACAAGGAGCAAAAATGGCACAAGAGATTCTCTGGAATTTGAATGTTCCTTTGAGAGAACGGGAAGCAATTGTTGCTTTGGTGAAATTTGGTAGTTTGCCTTTGTGGTTTTGGGATAAGCCCAATCCAGAACTGTCTGTTATCAAAGTCAGTCAAATTATACGCTGCGATATGCTGGCAATGCTTGCTGAAGCTGATGTTCGGGGGCGTTACTGCAATGACCAAGTGCAGTTGTTTGAGCGTATTGAGTTCTTCCGCGAATTTTGTCAGGAAAATATGTGCTTGGAGCATCCGCGATTGTTTTCATCGGCTCACAGTCGGTTTGTTTATTTTCAAAAAGAGAATAGCTACCCGGATTATGACGCTTATGATGATACTCGCTTTCAGGTTGTTCTCATGTCAGGATTGCCTGGTTCTGGTAAGGATACTTGGATTCAGGAAAATTTGGTAGACTCGCAAGTGATTTCTTTGGATGAATTGCGAAAGACAATGGGTGTTGATCCAGAAGATGACCAAGGTGTTGTCGCCAATCAAGCAAAAGCGATCGCTAAAGAATATTTGCGATCGGGACAATCTTTTGTGTGGAATGCAACGAACCTCAGCCGCCAGTTACGCGGGATGTTGATTCGCCTGTTTTCTAGCTATCAAGCAAGGGTTCGCATTGTTTACTTGGAAGCGCCTTGGGATGAGTTGTTGCACAGAAATCGCGTTCGCAACGCCGTAGTACCTGAAAAAGTGCTTTACCGAATGAGGAACCGTTTGGAAGTTCCTAATATTATTGAAGCGCAACAGGTGGATTGGGTTAATCTGTAA
- a CDS encoding UPF0175 family protein, producing MSIIIPDEVLQTTQMSELELLTEIAVMLFQKEKFTLGQASRFAKMNQLQFQRLLASRQIPLHYDIAELREDVKSLEANNWR from the coding sequence ATGAGCATCATTATTCCAGATGAAGTATTGCAAACAACCCAAATGTCTGAGCTTGAGTTATTGACTGAAATTGCAGTGATGCTCTTTCAAAAGGAAAAATTTACTTTAGGTCAAGCAAGTCGTTTTGCGAAAATGAATCAACTCCAGTTTCAACGCTTACTTGCAAGTCGCCAAATTCCTCTCCATTACGATATTGCCGAACTCAGAGAGGATGTAAAAAGTTTGGAAGCAAATAATTGGCGATGA
- a CDS encoding MAE_28990/MAE_18760 family HEPN-like nuclease, with protein MSIRTAEQLSDKLSTDLAWRKKELSEIKSLVEAKNVSDQRHKVLLRSGICMLYSHWEGFVKLAANSYLEYVSSKKLTYKELSTNFLALAMKDKLKEAKETNKPSLYIPVCDFFVSELNQRCILPKDVISTASNLSSEILKEITYILGIDFSLYSTKSVLIDTKLLKTRNEIAHGNYSSFDKGEYIELHLEVIGMLDTFRNQIENAAIQKKYMQIST; from the coding sequence ATGAGCATCCGAACTGCTGAACAATTAAGTGATAAGCTGTCTACTGACCTTGCTTGGCGAAAGAAAGAACTTTCAGAAATCAAATCTTTGGTAGAAGCGAAAAATGTTTCTGACCAAAGACATAAAGTATTACTCCGGAGTGGAATATGTATGCTCTATTCCCACTGGGAAGGTTTTGTTAAATTAGCAGCAAACTCTTATTTAGAATATGTAAGCTCAAAAAAGCTTACCTATAAGGAACTTTCTACTAATTTTTTAGCTTTGGCAATGAAAGATAAACTTAAGGAAGCAAAAGAAACAAATAAGCCATCATTGTATATACCTGTTTGTGACTTCTTTGTGTCGGAATTAAATCAAAGATGTATTTTACCTAAAGATGTTATATCGACTGCATCAAATCTATCTTCGGAAATTTTAAAAGAAATAACTTATATTCTTGGAATAGACTTTTCACTCTACTCTACTAAATCAGTGCTAATTGATACTAAACTTTTAAAGACAAGAAACGAAATTGCACATGGTAATTATTCGTCGTTTGATAAGGGTGAATATATAGAGTTACACTTAGAAGTTATAGGGATGCTTGATACATTTCGTAACCAGATAGAAAATGCAGCTATCCAGAAAAAATATATGCAGATTTCAACTTGA